A genomic region of Sideroxydans sp. CL21 contains the following coding sequences:
- a CDS encoding efflux RND transporter permease subunit has translation MLWIVRIALSRPYTFIVLALLILILGPLVYVNMRTDIFPDIKVPVVSAVWAYNGLPPEDMSDRIVTYYERQLSTAVNDIEHIESQSLPGVAVVKIFFQPDVNINAAVSQVTALSQTVLKRLPPGITPPLILSYNASSVPVLQLALSSDTLLDNQLFDLANNFIRPILAQVRAAIPSPYGGKNRQVQVDLDMQALRSKGLTPQDVTNAILSQNLILPAGTEKMGEFEYNVKLNASPDVLDDLNDLPIKSLNGATILLRDVAHVRDGYSPQQNIVRVNGQHSVLTTIQKNGSASTLDIIDNVKALLPRVEAGAPPGLVLKVVGDQSVFVKSAVSGVIREGVIAAALTGLMILLFLGSWRSTLIITISIPLAILSAIIALAAFGQTLNVMTLGGLALAVGILVDDATVTIENMNWHLDQGKNVEAAIMDGAHQIVGPAFVSLLCICIVFIPMFFLEGVAKYLFVPLAEAVMFSMIASFILSRTLVPTLAKYLLRPHVQASQEEAQVSPQLRPPSKNPLIRFQHAFETVFSRIREKYRGVLTDALSNRVPFIIGFLGFVLVSFALVPWLGRNFFPAVDAGEIKLHIRAQTGTRIEETARLCDEIERQIKNEIPAGEIKNILDNIGLPVSGINLTYSNSSPIGPGDADILISLNAGHRPTAEYVKALRVHLQDDFPGVSFAFLPADIVSQILNFGMPAPINVQVIGFNRKANEEYAASIMNRMKRIPGLADLRIQQAFNQPELYVDVNRTRAREMGLTQHEVATNMLVSLSGSFQTAPNFWVNPDNKVSYPVVVQVPQPRLDTLSDLQNIPVSSSQDPVSQSQLLGTVATITRGQGEAVVSHYDVEPTIDIFGSTQERDLGNVAYDMEQVLKDTAKDVPKGSYVVMRGQVKAMNDSYSGLLFGLLGAIVLIYLLIVVNFQSWLDPFVIITALPAALAGIVWMLFVTDTTLSVPALIGSIMCMGVATANSILVVSFARERMSEGDNGITAALEAGFIRFRPVLMTALAMMIGMAPMALGLGEGGEQNAPLGRAVIGGLAFATLATLLFVPVVFSLVHKTNEHLKQDEHNAV, from the coding sequence ATGTTATGGATAGTCCGGATCGCATTGAGTCGCCCCTATACTTTCATAGTACTGGCGCTACTGATTTTGATACTCGGCCCGCTGGTCTATGTGAACATGCGCACAGATATTTTCCCCGACATCAAGGTGCCGGTGGTCAGTGCAGTGTGGGCCTACAACGGCCTGCCGCCGGAAGACATGTCGGATCGCATCGTCACTTATTATGAAAGGCAGCTGTCGACTGCGGTCAACGATATCGAACATATCGAGTCCCAATCGCTTCCCGGCGTGGCTGTCGTCAAAATATTTTTTCAGCCGGATGTCAACATCAATGCCGCCGTCAGTCAGGTCACGGCGCTTTCGCAGACGGTGCTTAAGCGGCTGCCTCCCGGCATTACACCGCCGCTGATCCTGAGTTATAACGCATCGAGTGTGCCTGTTCTGCAATTGGCGCTTTCCAGCGATACGCTGCTCGACAATCAGTTGTTCGATCTCGCCAACAATTTCATTCGTCCCATCTTGGCGCAAGTGCGCGCCGCCATTCCCTCGCCCTACGGCGGCAAGAACAGACAAGTGCAGGTCGACTTGGATATGCAGGCGTTGCGTTCCAAAGGCCTGACACCGCAGGATGTGACCAATGCGATCCTGAGCCAGAACCTGATCCTCCCGGCCGGTACCGAAAAAATGGGGGAGTTCGAGTACAACGTCAAGCTCAATGCGAGCCCGGATGTGCTGGATGACCTGAACGATCTGCCGATCAAATCGCTTAACGGCGCGACGATCCTGTTGCGCGATGTGGCGCATGTGCGCGATGGATATTCGCCGCAACAAAACATTGTCAGGGTAAACGGCCAACATTCAGTGCTGACTACTATCCAGAAAAATGGCAGCGCCTCTACGCTGGATATCATCGATAACGTAAAAGCACTTTTGCCGCGCGTGGAGGCAGGTGCTCCTCCCGGGCTTGTTCTCAAGGTGGTCGGAGATCAATCAGTGTTCGTCAAATCGGCGGTGAGCGGCGTCATTCGCGAGGGGGTGATTGCCGCCGCACTCACTGGTCTGATGATATTGCTGTTTCTCGGCAGCTGGCGTTCCACGCTGATCATCACGATATCCATTCCACTGGCGATATTGTCGGCGATCATTGCGCTGGCCGCTTTCGGCCAGACATTGAACGTCATGACGCTGGGAGGGCTGGCGCTGGCTGTGGGGATATTGGTTGACGATGCCACAGTGACCATCGAAAACATGAACTGGCATCTGGATCAAGGCAAGAATGTGGAAGCCGCCATCATGGATGGAGCGCATCAGATAGTGGGGCCCGCCTTTGTGTCCTTGTTGTGTATCTGCATCGTATTCATCCCGATGTTCTTTCTTGAGGGAGTGGCGAAATATCTTTTCGTTCCGTTGGCCGAGGCCGTAATGTTCTCGATGATCGCCTCATTCATTCTGTCGCGTACCCTGGTGCCGACGCTGGCGAAATACCTGCTGCGTCCCCATGTGCAGGCAAGTCAGGAAGAAGCGCAGGTCAGCCCGCAGTTACGGCCCCCGTCGAAAAATCCGTTGATCCGGTTTCAGCATGCATTTGAAACGGTCTTCAGCCGGATACGCGAGAAATACAGGGGCGTATTGACGGATGCGTTGTCCAACCGCGTTCCGTTCATCATCGGCTTTCTCGGGTTTGTGCTTGTCTCGTTCGCGCTTGTGCCATGGCTTGGCCGGAATTTTTTTCCTGCGGTGGATGCCGGGGAGATCAAGCTGCACATCCGGGCGCAAACCGGCACAAGAATCGAGGAAACGGCGCGCCTGTGCGACGAGATCGAACGCCAGATCAAGAATGAGATTCCCGCTGGTGAAATCAAGAATATTCTGGATAACATCGGTTTGCCGGTGAGCGGAATCAATCTGACTTACAGCAATTCATCGCCCATCGGACCGGGCGACGCGGATATCCTGATTTCCCTGAACGCAGGGCACCGGCCCACGGCGGAATACGTCAAGGCATTGCGCGTGCACCTGCAGGACGATTTCCCGGGCGTGTCCTTTGCGTTTCTGCCCGCCGATATCGTGAGCCAGATATTGAATTTCGGCATGCCCGCACCGATCAACGTTCAGGTGATCGGCTTTAATCGCAAGGCCAATGAGGAATATGCCGCGTCCATCATGAACCGGATGAAGAGAATTCCGGGCCTGGCCGACTTGCGTATCCAGCAGGCATTCAACCAGCCCGAACTGTATGTGGATGTGAATCGCACACGGGCACGCGAAATGGGGCTGACCCAACATGAGGTCGCCACCAACATGCTGGTCTCGTTATCCGGCAGTTTTCAAACGGCACCCAACTTCTGGGTCAATCCGGACAACAAGGTATCTTATCCGGTGGTCGTGCAAGTGCCGCAGCCCCGCCTCGACACACTCAGCGATCTGCAGAACATTCCGGTCTCCTCCAGCCAGGATCCGGTATCGCAATCGCAGTTGCTTGGCACAGTGGCTACCATCACCAGGGGGCAGGGTGAGGCTGTGGTGTCGCATTACGATGTGGAGCCGACCATTGATATTTTCGGCTCCACACAGGAACGGGATTTGGGCAATGTGGCGTACGACATGGAACAGGTGTTGAAGGATACCGCCAAGGATGTTCCCAAGGGTTCGTACGTGGTCATGCGCGGTCAGGTGAAGGCCATGAACGATTCCTACAGCGGACTGCTGTTCGGATTGCTGGGAGCGATCGTGTTGATCTACCTGTTGATCGTGGTCAATTTTCAGTCCTGGCTGGATCCATTCGTCATTATCACGGCCTTGCCTGCAGCCTTGGCGGGGATAGTCTGGATGCTGTTTGTGACCGACACCACTTTATCGGTGCCTGCACTGATCGGCTCCATCATGTGCATGGGGGTGGCTACTGCCAACAGTATCCTGGTGGTGAGCTTCGCCAGGGAGAGAATGAGTGAGGGAGATAACGGTATAACTGCCGCGCTGGAAGCGGGCTTTATCCGCTTCCGGCCGGTCCTGATGACGGCGCTTGCGATGATGATAGGCATGGCACCCATGGCGCTGGGGCTCGGCGAGGGTGGGGAACAAAATGCGCCGCTGGGCCGGGCGGTGATCGGCGGACTCGCTTTCGCGACACTCGCAACTTTGCTTTTTGTGCCTGTGGTGTTCAGCCTTGTGCACAAAACTAACGAACACTTGAAACAAGATGAACACAATGCTGTTTAA
- a CDS encoding efflux RND transporter periplasmic adaptor subunit encodes MPDSGHRDPAVARLRFAGLIIAAVAVVVAAAGIWVRLSHAHDLEQEVEARHVTVKVVLPQLGPGVQTLILPGNVRADLDAPIYARVSGYLKNWYTDIGARVKKGQLLGEIETPELDQQILRARADVSTAESNLEIADITAKRWQNLVFSNSVSRQESDEKTADAKSKRDILNAAKANLESLLASQSFQRIVAPFDGVVTERNTDIGKLINPGSNNGQALFRVVDNRRLRIYTEVPQNFIYLIKPNMKVKIYFPELPTQGFAAIVLSTSNAIRESSRTSTVELLMENKGGKLFSGSYAEVHFDLPSSTTVFRLPVSALLFRKEGLQVATVGADDRVVLKSIAIVRDLGRVVEVDRGIDSNDRVIDSPSDSIVQGDIVRIKNADAEPKPGAAP; translated from the coding sequence ATGCCCGACTCTGGCCATCGTGATCCTGCAGTTGCGCGCCTTCGCTTTGCCGGATTGATTATTGCGGCAGTAGCGGTTGTTGTGGCGGCAGCCGGTATCTGGGTTCGCCTCAGTCACGCACACGATTTGGAACAAGAGGTCGAAGCCAGGCATGTGACGGTTAAAGTGGTATTGCCCCAACTTGGCCCCGGCGTACAGACGCTGATTTTGCCGGGAAACGTGCGCGCCGACCTCGATGCGCCGATTTATGCCAGGGTGAGCGGCTATCTCAAGAACTGGTATACCGACATTGGTGCGAGAGTTAAAAAAGGACAATTGCTGGGAGAAATAGAAACACCGGAGCTTGACCAGCAAATACTGCGGGCGCGGGCCGATGTGTCGACCGCCGAGTCGAATCTGGAAATTGCCGACATCACCGCAAAGCGCTGGCAGAATCTCGTGTTCTCTAATTCGGTTTCCCGTCAGGAATCCGATGAAAAGACAGCGGATGCCAAATCCAAGCGTGACATTCTGAATGCCGCGAAAGCCAACCTGGAAAGCCTGCTGGCAAGTCAATCGTTCCAGCGTATCGTCGCGCCTTTCGACGGTGTGGTCACCGAGCGCAATACCGATATCGGCAAGTTGATCAATCCGGGAAGCAACAACGGGCAAGCCTTGTTCCGGGTTGTCGACAACCGGAGATTGCGGATATACACGGAGGTGCCTCAGAATTTCATCTACCTGATCAAGCCGAACATGAAGGTGAAAATTTATTTTCCGGAGCTTCCAACGCAGGGTTTTGCGGCGATTGTTCTGAGTACCTCGAATGCTATCCGCGAGTCTTCCCGCACCTCGACGGTCGAACTGTTGATGGAAAACAAGGGAGGCAAGCTGTTCTCCGGAAGTTATGCGGAAGTGCACTTCGACCTGCCTTCCAGTACAACGGTATTCCGTTTGCCGGTGAGTGCTTTGTTGTTTCGCAAAGAGGGGCTGCAGGTGGCAACCGTGGGTGCCGACGATCGGGTCGTTCTTAAATCCATCGCGATCGTGCGCGATTTGGGGCGGGTGGTGGAAGTGGATAGAGGAATCGACAGCAATGACCGGGTGATTGACAGCCCGTCGGATTCCATCGTGCAGGGCGATATTGTGCGCATCAAGAATGCAGACGCCGAACCGAAACCCGGGGCCGCGCCATGA
- a CDS encoding efflux transporter outer membrane subunit, translating to MSAIRLAPSILCALLLAGCSEAPAYKIPEVAAPAAYQGPTSIWQPAQPADTLPRGDWWKAYNDPTLDDLIKRLDAANADLAVAMGHFDQATAYAAQARASYFPTVSAGAYATRNRQSQNRALRSPSQPNVYGDNALGLMASYEVDLWGHVRNQVAAGEAGAQAAAAELESIHLSLRAELANDYLTLRMLDGQSKLLFDEVDAYAQALTFTQNRFQGGIDSALDVSRAKVQLETAQAEISDIAASRALYQHAIATLVGESASGFSIAPAVVNIQLPAIPVGVPATLLQRRPDISAAERHLAEANARIGVAKSAFFPTIDLGGAAGYESTYQTGLMNAPNLFWLIGPNALMTIFDAGRRQAVVDQEEAAFKVAGARYRSTVLQAFQEVEDNLSLLSDLTEESKALDAAVTDTQNTLDIAMNRYREGVASYLEVVTAQATAQQIQLDALNLRRRRLQASVNLIRALGGGWEAAQIASR from the coding sequence ATGAGCGCAATCCGGCTGGCACCGTCGATACTCTGCGCATTGCTGCTCGCAGGCTGTTCCGAAGCGCCTGCTTACAAAATACCCGAGGTTGCGGCGCCCGCGGCCTATCAGGGGCCAACCTCGATCTGGCAGCCCGCGCAGCCTGCGGACACTCTGCCGCGCGGGGATTGGTGGAAAGCGTACAACGATCCCACGCTCGACGACCTGATCAAACGCCTGGACGCTGCCAATGCAGATCTTGCCGTGGCAATGGGGCATTTCGACCAGGCGACCGCCTATGCCGCACAGGCGCGCGCAAGTTATTTCCCGACCGTCTCGGCAGGGGCATATGCGACACGCAACAGGCAGTCGCAAAACCGCGCGCTACGCTCCCCTTCGCAGCCCAATGTGTACGGAGACAACGCGCTCGGTTTGATGGCCTCGTATGAGGTCGACTTGTGGGGGCATGTGCGCAATCAGGTTGCAGCCGGCGAAGCCGGTGCGCAGGCGGCAGCGGCGGAACTGGAGTCGATTCATCTGAGTTTGAGGGCGGAACTTGCCAACGACTATCTGACCTTGCGCATGCTGGATGGGCAATCCAAATTGCTGTTCGACGAAGTCGATGCGTATGCCCAAGCGTTAACTTTCACGCAAAATCGTTTTCAAGGCGGCATCGATTCGGCACTGGACGTCTCCCGTGCGAAAGTGCAGCTTGAGACAGCACAAGCCGAGATCTCGGATATCGCCGCGAGCAGGGCGCTTTACCAGCACGCGATTGCCACCCTGGTCGGCGAATCCGCCTCCGGTTTCTCCATTGCGCCTGCCGTGGTGAACATCCAGTTGCCTGCCATCCCGGTGGGTGTCCCGGCCACGCTGTTGCAACGCAGGCCGGATATCTCCGCGGCGGAGCGCCATTTGGCAGAAGCCAACGCCCGTATCGGTGTGGCAAAATCGGCATTTTTCCCGACGATCGACCTCGGCGGCGCCGCCGGATATGAAAGCACCTACCAGACGGGATTGATGAATGCTCCCAATTTGTTCTGGTTAATCGGGCCGAATGCCCTGATGACCATTTTCGACGCAGGCCGCCGCCAGGCGGTAGTCGATCAGGAAGAGGCCGCATTCAAGGTGGCCGGTGCCAGATACCGTTCCACCGTGCTGCAGGCCTTTCAGGAAGTCGAGGACAATCTTTCGCTCTTGAGTGATCTGACGGAAGAATCCAAGGCGCTGGATGCTGCTGTCACGGATACCCAAAACACGCTGGATATTGCCATGAACCGTTATCGCGAAGGTGTTGCAAGTTATCTGGAAGTAGTGACAGCACAAGCCACTGCCCAGCAGATTCAGCTCGACGCATTGAATCTGCGCCGGAGAAGATTGCAGGCTAGCGTCAACCTTATTCGGGCGCTGGGTGGAGGGTGGGAGGCAGCCCAAATCGCCTCCCGTTGA